One Zingiber officinale cultivar Zhangliang chromosome 10B, Zo_v1.1, whole genome shotgun sequence genomic window, CTTCTGATTATCACGGAACAGACTAGCCCATGTCTTCACAGGTTCATCACTCAGTTGGCTGTTCACGACTCCATCTGTTGGCTTTGCTGTTTCGCTCTACGCGATTTGTTTCTTTGATACAACTTCCTTTTCATCTAGGTTATAATTAGTAGGATGTAATCTgttttataatataatcatgattatattataatatattattttatttgctaccgttttaaaattgtaatataatttatattaaaaagataataaaattttataatttgaattacaaaATCAATACTATATAATTTGATTACATTATTAGATCATAGTTTAACTAACATTTAAATGCCAAATATATCTTTAATTTATTTTCGACATCAAATGATCATCAACGTCGCTTCCGTCGTCCGCCGTTGCTGCTCGCCGCCGCCACTTGCCGCCGGCCATAGGCCGCTGCCCTCGCCGCCACCGTCGAGCATCGTCGGCCATCGCTGTTGGCCGCCGTCGATCACCGGCGTCACTGCCGCCATCGTCACCACCGCCATCGTCACCACCGCCATCGGCTGCTGCCACCTCCGGGCACCGTCAGCCACTGCTACCAGCTGCCACCTCCTACTCCGACAGAGGTGTGGCGACCACAGCTATCGGTCGCCGCCTCCGACAGAGGTCGTAGGATATTTTTACTATTTTGTAATAATACGAATTATATTCccttataaaaaatattagacaCTAAATAAAATAATGTAATAATCCttgtaataaaaaattacatatattatattatcaaatataataatattgaTCCGGAGAGACTAACCGGTCAGAAGGCCCCTCGTCCCCGTCCGATCAGAAGAGTTCGGAGGGGGTTGGCCAAGCCTACAACACACCAAGGCAAGGGACTGTACACCGAGCGGCCAAGACATAGGCGCATGAGGCAAAGGAGAGGTCGGTCGGCCCGATCAAGGGGAATCCGGCTAGACGGAAAGCCGACAAATAAAACGAGGAGACATGCCAACATCCTTCTGGGAGTCAGTGCTGCCGATTAATGGTGCGTATGGATAGAATATCCTTTTGGAGTCAATTTCGCCGACTGACGGCGAGGAaggacagaggatcgtacggaaGAAGATCTCGCCGCCGTGGTAGAGATACGCTTGCCCTGTTATGGTAAAATGTCAGGGATCCTTTCCCAATGTTAGCTTTTGGGGAAAGTTTGGGAATACGCATCCGACCGGGAAGCGTGTAGTCTACTCACAGAAGCCCTATATAAGGAGAGGTACGCACAGACGTCTTCGGGAACCActattctcttcttctttgtttcctttgttttctttgcttgccgatgtgtgacttgagcgtcggaaggccgTCGTCGGGAACTCCCTCCCGacttggcactaacgacttgtggttgcaggagcACGAGAGCATCTGGACAGGATcaaatgtaatcaagattatattacaaattagatTATATTACAAGTTAGATGATATTATACATAACCAAACACATCCCTAGTGGCTAGTGGTGGCCATTAGGGACAATGTCGACTGTTTGGTCCCCTAAATGAAAGGGTTGAGATATCACCATCGACCACTCTTCACCTGTCAAAACTCCTAGGTATTCGAGTTTCGTACAATTAATTTGGAAGATAAatgatttctttttctaattctgCATCCTTTTCACCTATTGGCTAGTGGTGGCCACTAGGGACAATGTCAAGCATGCGGTCCCCTAAATGGAAGGGCTTTAGGGACTTCGTACATTCATGAAAACAATTACAAGTCCAACAAAATTGGTAGGATCTAAATGAATATCGctcctttattatttttttttttacgaaAACAATCACAGAGATAAAGATACACAGCGGTAAAACAAACCATAAAAGATAATGTCAGATGCTTGATTCGTAGTCCAACGACTACTGCACCAATGCACATGATCCTTTGCACCGTTTTTACTGgacaattcattaaaattttcctctCCAAAATTTTTTTGGaggaaatcatataaatgaagTGAGTAGTAACAACACTACTACCTCTTAAATTTGAATGCAActaaataaatataccgacaacacaaATATGAAATTTGGACATAGGTTGTCGGAGAACCTCTTTGTATCGTAGCGGCAAGACTTGCAAGAATGAAGCAGCAAAAGAGAGATGGATTGATGAGAGAATTGTTGCTCAGTCTCAGACTGAAGTTTTTCATCCGATCGACCTAATCTTTTTTGGTCGACCAATCTCCAGAATCCGCTCGGCTTCGCGTCCAGGTTCATGATCTGCCTAAATTGTATCTTCCGCAAAATcagcctttatctgtcgaccgacTCCTTATTTGGTCGACTGCAAATATGAATTTCCTTTAATTTTGCTGCTCAATCTGATCTTATTTGATCTGTGCTTCAAATATGTTTGGTCAACTCAtaccttttattttctttgttgcTCGATCTGATCTTATCCGATTTCAAATTATCAAgtgtgttcggtcaaccgaacctttcaatcaatctaaattttatttttctacaaaataaagttaacacaacaagaataataataaaGGTCATGCAAAACATAGCTAGAAACAATATAATTGTGCATGAATGAGTTTGACAATTAAAAATGTCTCATCTCAACTTAGAAACATTAATTGGTTTTTTAAGTCGGATCAATCCCTAAGTTATCCCGACTAGAACACATCCTCACTATCATCCGGAATGGAAGACTTTTTCAAGATTTACCTTATTTACCTGTCAAACATATGATTTGACCAACCTATTTGACCTTCTTCTTTTGCTCAGTGTCTAATCGATCAATTAGAACTCTTCTTACTTGATGTCTAGTCTAGCTAACTCATCAAGTGTTCTACCAGATCAGCTCATCTGATCTTCTGCCTAGTGTTTGGTTCTTCTAATTTACTAAGACTTCTTACCTAGTGTCTAATCTTCCCGACCCACTAGGTCTTTTCGATGCTTAATGTCCCATCTACTTGACCCATTAAGAATTCCCATGTTAAATGACATGTACACTTAACtaacatatcaaacacataataTCTAACTTTAAACCATTTATCAAACATGAGTATTGATATGCACCAACAAAGCTTACCGCGGGAAGAAGGTGCTCCTGATCAACTAGGGCAACTCCGAAATGAAGCTCTACCAACAATGTTCCTCCTATATCATGATCGGCCCGCCCCGCGACGCGGTAACTCCATTAAAAATCGAATTTCTAAGACACTAGCAACTTCTACTAGTCCATGTCCTAAAGTTGACAAACAATTGTGCATAGAATATATGCTTCTTAAAGAAAGTGACTGTCCTTCATCACCTCCTTGGATCTACCTTTCTTTTCAATCTTTCCTTCCCCCACCATCTAAAAAGCATTCCCTTTGCGAGCAACATACGTTGCATCTATTTTTACTCATGAATCAAAAGTAATGCTAGCTATTGATCGTCAACACTCAATGATGACTTAAATGCTTAAAGTAGTGCAACTTGTCGAACTATGACGACGAGTATCTTATCGACTTGTGCATATCTCAACCATTAGAAAAGTTAAAAGATGGATGTAAAAAGTATGATTTAGCTTTCATTCTTTTATTTGTAAGTGGGGATCGTAAGCAATAGCTTAGTTTAAGGTTGCCCAAGGTATTTAATATAAAGTTGAGAGTGATCCTCGAAGATGAAGCTCATGACACACAAGGTTTAGAGTATGAAAAAGTAATAGAAGAAGAGATCGACAAAGCAAAATCTAAGTAAAGGCGGAAAAAGAAGGATATCCATCAAATGTTTAGAGTGGAAATTATATGATATTTTAAGTTTGAGTTATATAGGGATGATAATTTTTCCTATAGATTCGGTTTCGTGGAGAAAACTTGAAATGGAGATGGGTTTAGAGAATTTTTTTGATTCGGATTTGGATTCAGAGAATTTGTTCAGGTTGAGACAGGTATGAGAATGGTATTCACATCTCTGAATCCGTCCCGATATGATATGATGGATACGTGCACGGGGACGAGGATTATGATGCTTGATATTCTTTCATATTTATTCTCGGGGATAGGAACATGAATGATGATGGAAATTTACTGCCTAcgaaatgaaaattaaaatttctcaattaatGAGCAAATccccctctatatatatatacaaaattgggaaagtacaaaattagaaaaataaataaaaaaattccgAACTTTTTTTTGGAATCCTCTAAGAGCTTGAATTTGAAACATTTTGATCAACGAATATCACACTTTTAACAAAAAGGTATTGATCACTTTACCttactttatttattttaaaaaaaaaaacatgaattcAAAAGGACCAAGTAcaagaatataatttttttaaaaaaaatcaaattctttaAGATTATTAAATTCTAATAAAAAAGAATATAAATGAATAATGATAAATTGGGATTAAGGAGTTGGGATAAATCGAGAAATCGAAGGTAATGTAAATTGAAAAGGATAGCGGTGAAAATTTAGGggacgtttggttaaatgatgagaaTGATTATGgttatgagtttgatagtaaggtggaatgagaatatgaatgaaaatgaaacccatcaagttatatggatttggtgattttcataaatctagtaatcattctcAAAATGTCATTCTCAAACCCATAatccaaatattattttttactattaTTTCATTCCCTCATTCTTAAATTCATCAACCAAATATCTCCTAATCTGGCCGGAAATCATTATAGGATAGGGTGACGGATAAATATTAATAATTACGGGAGGAAGTAATCAGGGTGGTTGttattaaatgattaattgattaaatccGTCCAATAATTTAAAaggattgaattaaaattttattaatatattttaaaagggCTTATTTATACGTTTTGAAGGAATAAATAATTGAGTTGTCATCCCTATTAGATgccaattaattaaaaataaacattATTATTTTCTGTTTAGAAATCACTCTCAAGAAGAGTTCGCGTCGGACGAAGGTTACGTCATAAATTATTCGTTTGATCCAGAGACAGCGAGGACCATCCAAATTTAATCGTACGACGgcgtaaatttaaaataaattcatttaTATTTTACAAAGATTTTATGCTTTTAAAATTCCGAAAGTTACGTGATaaaatacttaattttttttttaaatttttatttacggTGGAATGGGACACAATAAATTACGAAGTCAATGACGCCGCCTTAGGAATTAATTTccattaaataattattaattaaaataattttattaataaaaactaaaaatgaaactGACATTCAACGAAATCCACGTTCCGCTGCTCTCTCCTCTACCGACACTATTCCTCCGATCACGATACCTTTTGCGAATCTTAAAGTGAACGTGTCGCGCCTGATTTTTGTTTGGTAGCCAGCCCCACTTCCACCCATTGCAGCTAGTTCGAAGCTCAATCTGCTGTCGCCACGTGTATACATCCCACCCATTAACCCAATTCgctgtctttcttcttcttccccttctctctCTGTCTCCGCAACGACCAAAGCTTCAACCTTTCTCTTGAAGTTAACTGATCATCGTGATGGAGGTGGAGATCGGGCAGGTGGAGGCGGCAGCGCCTTGGCTGCGGCTGAACGATGACCTGGTTGAGCTCGTCCTCTCTTACCTGCCCCTGCGATCGGCAGTCGTCGCCGGCGCCGTAAGTAGGCAGTGGCGAAGGATTGTCTCCCACCCTGGATTCGCTAAACGCGCCGCCTCTTCCCGGCGGAGGCCGCCCTGGTTCTTCCTGTACGGCCAGAACAACGTGGTCCTCCGCAAGAACCAGGCTTTCGGTTTCGACCCGGACGCCGGCGAGTGGATCGCGCTCCCTCCCTCGCCCTCCGCGGTCCCCGTCGAATGCTTCGCCGGCGCGGGCGGGTTCTTCTTCGCCACCATCTCCGCGACCCGGTTCTGCTACGCGCCGCTTCTCCGTGGTCCCTGGCGCGAGACCTCTCCGCTGTTATTCTCCCGTTACAACCCCCTCGTCGGCGTCTTCTCCTCCCCCGGAGGACGCCGTCGATTCATCGTGGTCGGCGGCGCCCGATTCATCGGCGGGCTTGTCAACCTCGAAGATCCCCTCGCGGTCGAGATCTACGACCCGGAGTCGGACTCGTGGGAGCTCTGCGCTCCGCTCCCGCCGGAGTTCCAGCCCGGGAACTCGTCGCAGTGGCTCTCCGCCGCCCTTCTGGCCGGTCGATTCTTCTACGTGTTCGGGATCTACTCCTCCTCCATCGCCGCCTTCGACCTGAGCCGCCGCACTTGGAGCTCGTTCCAAACCCTCCGCCCCCCTGGCTTactcttctccttcctcctcgcTTCCGGCGATCGGCTCTTCCTCGCGGGCCTCTGCAACACCCCCGAAGGCCCGCCCTGTTTCTCCCTCTGGGCCGTCGACCACCGCACCATGGACTACGCCGAGATCGGCGCGATGC contains:
- the LOC122029993 gene encoding F-box/kelch-repeat protein At3g24760-like isoform X2 — encoded protein: MEVEIGQVEAAAPWLRLNDDLVELVLSYLPLRSAVVAGAVSRQWRRIVSHPGFAKRAASSRRRPPWFFLYGQNNVVLRKNQAFGFDPDAGEWIALPPSPSAVPVECFAGAGGFFFATISATRFCYAPLLRGPWRETSPLLFSRYNPLVGVFSSPGGRRRFIVVGGARFIGGLVNLEDPLAVEIYDPESDSWELCAPLPPEFQPGNSSQWLSAALLAGRFFYVFGIYSSSIAAFDLSRRTWSSFQTLRPPGLLFSFLLASGDRLFLAGLCNTPEGPPCFSLWAVDHRTMDYAEIGAMPSDLLSCLFDTDDDDNKFASLKCVGLDGLVYVFNEDHHKAYPACVCEITETSSAAAANLPATSSPQNLRCTWRKVPPLPSPVNRFHK
- the LOC122029993 gene encoding F-box/kelch-repeat protein At3g24760-like isoform X1, producing MEVEIGQVEAAAPWLRLNDDLVELVLSYLPLRSAVVAGAVSRQWRRIVSHPGFAKRAASSRRRPPWFFLYGQNNVVLRKNQAFGFDPDAGEWIALPPSPSAVPVECFAGAGGFFFATISATRFCYAPLLRGPWRETSPLLFSRYNPLVGVFSSPGGRRRFIVVGGARFIGGLVNLEDPLAVEIYDPESDSWELCAPLPPEFQPGNSSQWLSAALLAGRFFYVFGIYSSSIAAFDLSRRTWSSFQTLRPPGLLFSFLLASGDRLFLAGLCNTPEGPPCFSLWAVDHRTMDYAEIGAMPSDLLSCLFDTDDDDNKFASLKCVGLDGLVYVFNEDHHKAYPACVCEITETSSAAAANLPATSSPQNLRCTWRKVPPLPSPVNRFHKVIAFCSPVPLNSVLLAADLNN